The DNA region CGATGTTGGGCGAGCAGGTGAGGCGCATCTTGCGCCCCGAGGTGAACACATCGACGGTGTCATCCTCCTGCACCGCGAGCAGCACTCCGTAGCCGCTGGGCGGCTGCCCGAGCCGGTCGACTTCCTCGCGCAGGGCCAGCAACTGCTGGCGCGCTTCTTTGAGGGTGTCCATCAGTTTGGCGTTGCGGGCGGCAAGTGAGTCGATCCGCGCTTCGAGCTGGTGCACATCGCGGGCGCTGCGCAATCCGCTCTGCGGGCCTACGCTGTTCTCCAGCTGCTCGCGGAGCATGGCCGCCTCGCGGCGCAGCTGTTCCAGTTCCGCCGCATCTTCGCTGGACAGCCCATGGGGCAGGTCGTTGTCGGGGGATGCTCCAAAGACTCCAGAGGCCTCAGAACGCTCGGACTCACTCATATTGCGCTCCTTTCCCACACCGGATGTTGGTGCAGTAACAACTTCAAAGCTACCGGCGATTCAGTCATTGTGTGCGGTCTAGGAATTCGACACACCTGCACCACTGTTAACCTCTGAAGATCATTCGGCCGAACGGAAGGACAGCCGTGACCCTGAAAACCCTCGTTACCAGCCTGACCGCTGGGGTGGCAACCGCATTCGTGCTGGGCGCCGCTGCGGGTGTGACCTCTATTGCAGCCGCACCCGGTACCGCTGGAGCGAGCCCGGCCGTCATTGCTCCCGTTCCCGCCGCTCCGGCCCCTGACCTGCAGGGTCCGTTGGTCGCGACGCTGTCGGGACTGCAGGGGCCGGGAACCTTCACCGGCGCCAAGTCCAGCTACGTGCAGGGCGGTCTCGGCGCCGTCGAGGCCCGCCTGGCCGACCGGGGCTACAACAATGCCGCGGCCAGGGGTTACTTCCCGCTCAGCTTCGCCATCGACAACATCGATCAGAACGGTCCGGTCGTCACCGCCCTGGTCACCGCCACCGCGCCGTCCGGTGAGGTGGCCAGCCAGCCGCTGACCTTCGTCGCCGGCCCGAGCCCGACCGGCTGGCAGCTGTCCAAGCAGTCGGCCATGGCGCTGATGACCTCGGTCGGTTAGACGGCGGGCGCTTCCTCACCAGATCCACAGATGCCTCGGGCGCGTCGCATCGTTTCGTCGCTGAGCGCCGCCACCCTGGTGGCGGCGCTCATTGTCAGCGGTTGCACCTCCGCGGGGGACTCGTCGTTACCTGCGGGACCGGCGTCGGTGGAGACCTCTCCCGCGCCCTCGGTGGGTCTGCCCGCACCGTCTCGACCTGCTCCGGGCGGTCCTCCGCTGCCGGCCGCCGGCATGCTGACCGACGTCATGAGCCGGTTGGCCGATCCCGCAGTACCCGGAGCCGAGAAAGTCGCACTGGTCGAAGGTGCCTCGGACGCTGAAGCCGACGCGTTGGACCGATTCGGCACTGCGCTGCGCGACAACGCCGCGCTGCCGCTGACCTTCGAAGCCCGCGACCTGGCGTGGTCGACGAACGAGCCGGGTCATGTGGTGGCCACCGTGGTGGTCACCACCGCCAACCCCGACAACGGCTCGTTCACCTATCCGATGGAGTTTGCCCGGGGCGCCCAGGGGTGGCAGCTGACCAGGCGGTCAGCTGATCAGCTCCTCCAGTTGGAACCCGAGACGGGGTCGGACCCTGGCACGCCACCGCGCTGACATGTGGATCGGTTGGCTGGAGTTCGACCTGTTGCTCGGTGACGTGCATTCGCTGAAGCAGAAGCGCTCGGTGGTGCGGCCCATCGTCGCCGAGTTGCGCCGCCGGTTCAGCGTGTCCGCTGCCGAAGTGGGCCACACCGACCTGCACCGCCGCGCCGGCATCGGGGTGGCCGGCGTCGCCGGGGACCGCGCCCATGTCGTGGAGGTTCTGGACGCCGCCGAACGACTGGTGGCCGCGCGACCGGAGATCGAACTGTTGTCGGTGCGTCGCGGACTGTCACGCAGCGACGACTGAGACGTTGTCGTCAGACCTGGCGTTTGCGCCGCAGCGGAACGGGGGCCACCGCGCCGGGCGCCAGCTTGCGGGCACTGATCAGAAATGCCGTGTGACCGCGCATCGAATGCTCCGGGCGGACCGCCAGACCCACCACGTGCCAGCCGCGCTGCATGCTTTCCCAGGCGCGAGGTTCCGTCCAGCACTGTTGCTCGCGCAGCGCCTCGACCGTCCGGGACAGCTGGGTGACCGTCGCGACATAGATGATCAGCACGCCGCCGGCAACCACAGCGTTACTCACCGGCCCCAGGACCTCCCATGGTGCGAGCATGTCCAGAACCACGCGGTCCACCTCACCGCCGGTGTGTTCGGCGAGGTCGCCGATGACCAGGTGCCAGTTGTGCGGCCGCTCACCGAAAAACGTCTCGACATTGCGCACCGCGTGTTCGGCGTGGTCTTCACGCACCTCGTAGGACGTCACCGAACCCTCGGGACCCACAGCCCGCAGCAGCGAACAGGTCAGTGCACCAGAACCGGCACCCGCCTCCAGAACCCGGGCACCGGGAAAGATGTCGCCTTCGTGCACGATCTGCGCGGCATCCTTGGGGTAGACGACCTGGGCGCCACGCGGCATCGACATCACATAGTCGACCAGGAGCGGTCGCAACACCAGGAACTGATCACCGTTGGACGAACGGATCACACTGCCCTCGGGCAGCCCGACCACCTCGTCGAGGGCGATGATGCCGCGGTGGGTGTGGAACTCACCACCGGGCTTGAGCAGCATCGTGTAGCGCCGGCCCTTGGCATCGGTGAGCTGGACACGGTCGCCGACGGCAAACGGACCGGTCGCGGCGTACTTGGGCACAGCAGCTCAGCCTGCCACCAGACGCGCCGCTGTGGGTATTCGGGGTTGTCCGAGCCCGGTCCTATGGTGAGCTCATGACCGAACCGACGCGACATCCGGTGCGGCGGCCCGCGCTGTCGCCGTCGAGAGCCAGCGACTTCAAGCAATGTCCGCTGCTGTATCGGTTTCGCGCGATCGACCGGCTGCCAGAACCGGCGTCGGCTGCTCAGGTCCGAGGTTCGGTGGTGCACGCCGCACTCGAGCAGCTCTACACACTGCCCGCCGCGCAGCGACACCCCGAGGCGGCGCTGTCTCTGGTGACGCCGGCGTGGGAGCGGGTGCTGGCCGAACAGCCGGCGCTGGCGCAGGACATCGACCCCGCACTGCGCGAGGAACTGCTCGAGCAGGCCCGCACGCTGCTGTCCGGCTACTACCGGCTGGAGGATCCGACCCGGTTCGATCCCGACAGCTGCGAGCAACGCATCGAGGTCGAACTGTCCGACGGCACGCTGTTGCGCGGGTTCGTCGATCGCATCGACGTTGCTGCCACCGGCGAGGTAAGGGTCGTCGACTACAAGACCGGAAAAGCACCACCGGAAGCGCGGGCGCTGGCCGAGTTCAAGGCGATGTTTCAGATGAAGTTCTATGCGGTCGCGCTGCTGCGCTCCCGCGGCGTGCTGCCCGCGCAGCTACGGCTGCTGTATCTGGCCGACGGTCAGGTCTTGGATTACGCCCCCGCCCATGACGAATTGCTCCGCTTCGAGAAGACCTTGATGGCGATTTGGCGGGCCATTCAGTCAGCTGGTGTCAGTGGCGACTTCCGGCCCAACCAGTCACGGCTGTGCGACTGGTGCGCCCACCGGGCATTGTGCCCGGCTTTCGGCGGCACTCCCCCGCCCTACCCGGGGTGGCCTGAGGTGCCCGACGAGGGCGACCCTGATGCGGTGCTCGAAGTGACTGAGTCCGCAGCGTGATCGATTGTCTGTATCACCGCGTGGATCGCGACGGTGACGAACACCTCTTTGCGTCCACCGATGGAACCCGCAGCAACTGGGATCCCCAGATCCAGCACGGTTCACCTCCGCTGGCCCTGCTGACCAAAGCGATCGAGGAACTGGCCGGCGGGACCGGGTTGCGGGTCGGGCGCCTGGCGCTCGACATCCTGGGCGCGATACCGGTTGCGCCGGTGCGCGTCCGGGCCTGGGTGGAGCGTCCAGGGACGCGGATCTCGCTGATGGTGGCCGAGATGGTCATCGAACGTCCCGACGGGAGCCGACGCGCGGTGGCCCGCGTCAGCGCATGGCTGCTGGCACCCAGCGACACTCGCGAGGTGGCCACCGCGCGCTACGCACCGCTGGTGGAGGGCCCCGAGACAGGGCTGTCCCACGCCTGGACCGGAGCGCACGGCTATCTGGAAACGGTGAGCTGGCGCAAGCAATTTACCCCAGCAGGCGCCGCGGCCGAGGTGTGGATGAGTCCGCTTGTACGGCTGGTGGATTCGGAGCCGACAACAACGCTGCAACGCCTGGCGATGGTGGTGGACTCGGCCAACGGTATCGGCGCCGCGCTGGACCCGCAGCAGTTCGTGTTCATGAACACCGACACCGTGGTGCACCTGCATCGGCTGCCCGAAGGTGAGGACTTCGGGCTGCGCGCGCTGGGCTCCATCGGTCCGGACGGCATCGGGCTGACCACGGCCGAGATCTTCGACCGCGACGGCTTCGTCGGCACCTGCACGCAGACGTTGCTCGTGCAGCGCCTGCCGTGATCAACGCAGTGCGACACCAGTTCGAGCTGGCCTGGGCGCTGACTGACCTTCATCTCGCTGCGCTGGCCGAGGACGACTTTCTCTGGGAGCCCGCACCACTGTGCTGGACGGTGCGGCGCGATGACGACGGCATCTGGCGAGCGGATTTCGCCGAGATCGAGCCTGATCCGCTACCGGTACCCACGATCGGGTGGCTGACCTGGCACATCGACTTCTGGTGGAGCTCAGCTATCGCCGCGATGACCGGTGGTGCGATGCGTGGACCGTCCGAGGTGTCGTGGGCCGGTGAAGGCGCAACGGCGGTCGCGCGAATTCGCGAGCTGGCAGATCGGTGGCGAAAGTTATTGGCCGACAACAATGAGGAGACTCTGGGAGCGGCCACGAACTTCCCGTGGGGCCCAGAGGCTGGTCGCACGGTCGCCGACACCGCGCTGTGGGTGACCGTGGAGCTGACGAAGAACGCCGCGGAGCTGGGACAGCTGCGTCTGTTGCGCGCCGCGCACTGACGCCGAGCCGATGGGTCACGCCGTCGACGCCGGCGCCCCGCCGGCTCATCTCAGCGCGTGGCGGTCCGGAATGCGTCGACGAACTGTGTCAAGAACACGACCGCCTCGTCGTACCGTTCGGGAACGCGGAGCGGCATCCTGAAGTCGGTGACCCCTGCAGCGACCAACGCCGCAACAGGCTCGAGGGTGGCGTCGTAGTCGATACCGGCACCGCTCTTGACCACCCGCGTACCGCCCTGGACCTGCAACCCGGTCGGATTGCCGCCGGCCTCGCGCACGGCCTCCTTCATCTCCGAGATCGCGCTGGGCAAATCACCCAACGCCGAACCCCAGGGGATCCAGCCGACACCGAACCTCGCAATCCTGCGCGCGACGGCTCTGTTCACCGTACCGCTGATCCACAGTGGAAGCCCCCCAGCCTGAACTGGTTTCGGCATCTGGTGGATGCCATCGAACGACAACACGACCGACTCATAGGAAGCGCGCCGCTGGGTCCACAAGGTCCGGCACACGTCCAGCGTGTGGTCGAGCAGGGCCCCACGGCGGTCAAACGGAAGGCCGCACGCCTCGTACTCTTCGCGCTGCCAGCCGACACCGACCCCGACATCAAGACGCCCACCGGAAATCACGTCCAGAGTCGCGAGTTGTTTGGCCAGCACCGTCGGGCGGCGCAGAGCCGCCAGGAGAACGGCCGTGCTGAGTCGAATCCGGGAAGTCGATGCCGCAATCGCACTGAGCACGCTGAGCGGCTCGAGCCATGCGCCGTCGGGTCCGGTCGGTTGAACGCCGCCGACAGTGCCACCGACGCTGGGGTCACCGTAGGCATCGGTATTCTCACCGAACACCACGTGGTCGGAAACCGCGACCCGGTCGATTCCGGCAGTGTCCATCGCACGCGCAAGCGCCAGCGTCGCGGGCCAGTTGAAGGTCGGCTCCGCGCTGAACACCGGCAGATACATCGACAGCTGCGGATATGTCACTGCACACTCCTGACGGTCTGCCCCACGGATTCACAGTTGCGGTTGCGGCAGCGGCCTCGGCGGAGGGTTTCTGCCAGATGCCGTGACGATGCCTGAAGCTCGCTAGCCGGCACCGATTCGGGCCAGAGATTCTGCCAGCTCGGCGGGCCGGGAGAAGAACGGTGAATGTCCGCCGTCCATCTCGACCAGGTCGGCCCCGATGCGTTCGACAGCGTTGCGGCGCGCCCACTCCGCACCGACCGTTCGGTCTTCGCGCAGGAGGATGTAGGTCGACGGGGTCTGCGGCCAGTCAGCGATCGGGCAGGTCTCGAGCAAGACCGCGAACGACTGGTGACGCATCTCATGGAATGCACGTCGGCCGACCACTTCAGGACAGTCGTGGTAAAAGCCATCGCGAACCGACTCCCATGTCAGTCCGAAAGGCCCGGTGCCGCCTGTTCGTGGTTCCGGGAAGGTGATCGCATCGGGATGGGCGGCAAGGTGTTCGGCAAAGGATATTCCCGGCTCTGGTAGCAACCCGCCGATAAAGATCATCCGGCTCACCGGCCGCAGCGTTGCCAGTACCGGCAAGCACAGACCGGCTATCGAGTGGCCGACCACCACCACGTCGTTGGAAGAATCGCCAATTACGTTGCCGATCGCTTTGTCTGCCAACCGGGCCCACTGCAGAGCGCCCGCCGAGTCGTCGTCCACCGGAAGATCCGGCGCCACTGTGCAATGGCCGTGCCGCCTGAGTTCCACCTCGACAGCTTCCCAGCACCACCCTCTGTGCATGCCACCGTGCAGCAGCGCAAATACCGTCACAGCGAGGAGGGTGTGTTGGCCTGCGGGGTGCTGTTCACATACTCGCGCCCCGCAGTAGCGCCGCTGCCTTTGATGACGGGCATGTTGGTCCATTTGCCACGGTCGTCCCGATACCAGCCGGCAGCAGCCAGTGCGCCGCCATCGGCGTGTACCACTGTTCCGGACACCCATGATGCAAGCGGGCTGGCCAAGAACAGGACGCATCCTGCGATGTCGTCTGGTGTACCGAAGCGGCCCAACGGAATCCAATGTGGGATGTTGTGGCGCTGGGTCGGGTGGATCATCTGGTCGAGTGGAACTTGTGCGGTGTCAGTCGTTTCGGGCGCCACCGCGTTGACCCGAATTCCGTCAGGGCCAAGTTCCAGCGCCAGGCTCATCGTGAACCCGGTGACCGCCGCCTTGAACGCGCCGTACACGGCGAAACCCGGTATTCCGCGGAAACCCTCGATCGACGACACCGTGGTGATGCTGGAGCCCTGGCCCGCTTCCCGCAGGAGCGGCAGCATAGCGCGTGTGACAAGGAAGACGTGCTTGAGATTGATCCGGTACACCTCGTCGATCTGCTCGTCGCTGAGCTTCTCGAACCTGGTGGGGCGTGTCACGAAGTGGCCGACATTGTTGACGAGGATGTCCAGCTTGCCGAAGCGGTCGCCGACGGCTGCGGCCAGCGCGGCTACATCGGCCGGGTCCGTCGCGTCGCCCTGAACGACCAAGGAGCCGGGGCCGAGTTCGGCGCGCAGATCCGACACGAGGCCGGCATTGACGTCCAGAACGGCCACCGCGGCTCCGAGTTCGGCGAATCGACGCACCGTCGCCCGCCCTATCCCGGCCGCGCCCCCGGTCACCACGACAATCTTTCCGCTGAAATCGATCATCAAACGCCACTTTCCACGAGCGAGATCATTAATTCTTAAACATGAGAATGCATGATCTTAATGCCGGGCGGGCACTCTTCGAGCGAAAAGCAGCTCAGGCGGCGCGCGTTCTTCATCACCGAGAACGCAGGGCCGACGACATGAAACGGCGCCAGCACGGCCCCTTTCCAAAGCGTTGTGGCAGGTCGGGTGCCACGAGAGACCTCCGGAGGCGCGACGACGCTGCCGAGGTCGATCGGTCCGCTGCAGCCCAGCGCTGATGCCGAGCCGAGGGGTCAGGCCGTTAGCCCATTGCCGCCAGTGCTTTTCGGTCTTCGTCGGCGAAGGTGTCCTCCAGATGCAGCGGCGAGTAGTCCAGATCGATCTCGCCCAGCGGGCGCCCGCGTGCACTTCCGATGGTGCCGAAGCGGCGCATGCCCTTGTCTGCGGCGTACTGCTGGAACTCCTCCCTCGTCAAGCCGAACGGGATCTCGTCGTAGAGGGCGAACGCGTCGTCGGTGTTCTTCAGTGCCAGCGGGATCAACTCGTTCATCCGGGTTTCGAACACCGCCCAGTTGGCCTCGTCGGCGGCGACGTGACGCCGGCAGGTGAATGTGCCCCACGCCATGTGCCGCCGTTCGTCGTCACCGATCCGGCGCACCAGTTCCTGCATCCCGGGCAGGATGCCGCGATCCACGCAGATCCGGTGCCACGCATAGTATCCCGTCAACGCCATCATCCCTTCGATGACGTGGTTGTAGGTGACCGATGCGCGGACCTGTGCCGCCGGTGACGGGTCGATGGCCAACGCGTCGAGCGAGGCCGGCAGTTCCTCGTAGAACATCTGCCGGTAGGCGGGCAGGTCGTCGAGATAGCCCTGAAGGTCACCGGTGATGCCGACGGCGTCGAGCCACATCCGGAAGACCTGGGTGTGTTTGGCTTCTTCGAACGCGAACTGGGTCAGATACATCTCGTCGCCGAGGCGGCCCTCGGCCCGCATCGCCGCCATGAACGGCTGGATATCCTGAGTCACCGCTTCCTCGCCGGCGATGAACTCCGCACACAACCGGGTGGCCCAGTCGCGCTCGAGATCCGACAGCGACTCCCAATCGGCGCGGTCGCGGGAGAAGTCGATGTCGGCGGGGTCCCAGAACTTGGCGTTGCCGCCGGCGAACAACCGCAGCGGCAGGCTGTTCCAGTTGAGGCCGCCGGCGGCCAGCGAGTCCGAACGTGTTCTGTTCATCTCAGGGTTCTCCTTGGGTGAGTCGGGGGTTCAGGGATCGGTGGGTGACCGGAGCGAATGCGGCGGCCAGCACGGCGACATACCGTCGTACGACGAGGGCCGGCTGATCGGGCGACAGCTCGTCGAGTCCAAGCACGGGGTCCATTCCACGCACATAGGGCGCCAACGCCAGGTGCGGTAGGAGCATCAGCAGGAGCGACAGCAACGCGTCGACGTCGGCATCCCGGCGCAGATCGCCGCGCGCCCGCGCGTCGGAGACCAGCGGCCGGAGCACCTCCAGATAGTGGCGGTGCACGACGGCGCGCACGCTGACCCGGGCGTCGGTATCGACCTCGAAGCTGGCGGCGGCATGCAGCGACCGGTCGCGCGGATGCTCTGCGTAGTAGGCCACCCACACGTCGAGCAGATCGGTCAGGAAGTCGAAGAACGGCCGACTCGGGTCGAGCCGGCGGATCTGCTCCTCCATGTGGTACCGCACGCGCTGGCTACCGATCTCGGTGATGTAGGCGTAGAGATCTCGCTTGTCCGCGAAGTACTGGAACAGGCTGCCCTTGGCGACACCGGCCCGGCGCGCGATGACATTGAGACTGCCCGCGGAGAAGCCGTGCGTGGCGAATTCGGCTTCCGCGGCGGCGACGACGGCGTCGCGGCGTTCGGCGCCGAGCCTCGACCATGTCACCGTCGGC from Mycobacterium sp. SMC-4 includes:
- a CDS encoding RecB family exonuclease, with protein sequence MTEPTRHPVRRPALSPSRASDFKQCPLLYRFRAIDRLPEPASAAQVRGSVVHAALEQLYTLPAAQRHPEAALSLVTPAWERVLAEQPALAQDIDPALREELLEQARTLLSGYYRLEDPTRFDPDSCEQRIEVELSDGTLLRGFVDRIDVAATGEVRVVDYKTGKAPPEARALAEFKAMFQMKFYAVALLRSRGVLPAQLRLLYLADGQVLDYAPAHDELLRFEKTLMAIWRAIQSAGVSGDFRPNQSRLCDWCAHRALCPAFGGTPPPYPGWPEVPDEGDPDAVLEVTESAA
- a CDS encoding TetR/AcrR family transcriptional regulator, with amino-acid sequence MPTVTWSRLGAERRDAVVAAAEAEFATHGFSAGSLNVIARRAGVAKGSLFQYFADKRDLYAYITEIGSQRVRYHMEEQIRRLDPSRPFFDFLTDLLDVWVAYYAEHPRDRSLHAAASFEVDTDARVSVRAVVHRHYLEVLRPLVSDARARGDLRRDADVDALLSLLLMLLPHLALAPYVRGMDPVLGLDELSPDQPALVVRRYVAVLAAAFAPVTHRSLNPRLTQGEP
- a CDS encoding R2-like ligand-binding oxidase, with the translated sequence MNRTRSDSLAAGGLNWNSLPLRLFAGGNAKFWDPADIDFSRDRADWESLSDLERDWATRLCAEFIAGEEAVTQDIQPFMAAMRAEGRLGDEMYLTQFAFEEAKHTQVFRMWLDAVGITGDLQGYLDDLPAYRQMFYEELPASLDALAIDPSPAAQVRASVTYNHVIEGMMALTGYYAWHRICVDRGILPGMQELVRRIGDDERRHMAWGTFTCRRHVAADEANWAVFETRMNELIPLALKNTDDAFALYDEIPFGLTREEFQQYAADKGMRRFGTIGSARGRPLGEIDLDYSPLHLEDTFADEDRKALAAMG
- a CDS encoding tRNA (adenine-N1)-methyltransferase, whose protein sequence is MPKYAATGPFAVGDRVQLTDAKGRRYTMLLKPGGEFHTHRGIIALDEVVGLPEGSVIRSSNGDQFLVLRPLLVDYVMSMPRGAQVVYPKDAAQIVHEGDIFPGARVLEAGAGSGALTCSLLRAVGPEGSVTSYEVREDHAEHAVRNVETFFGERPHNWHLVIGDLAEHTGGEVDRVVLDMLAPWEVLGPVSNAVVAGGVLIIYVATVTQLSRTVEALREQQCWTEPRAWESMQRGWHVVGLAVRPEHSMRGHTAFLISARKLAPGAVAPVPLRRKRQV
- a CDS encoding alpha/beta hydrolase gives rise to the protein MHRGWCWEAVEVELRRHGHCTVAPDLPVDDDSAGALQWARLADKAIGNVIGDSSNDVVVVGHSIAGLCLPVLATLRPVSRMIFIGGLLPEPGISFAEHLAAHPDAITFPEPRTGGTGPFGLTWESVRDGFYHDCPEVVGRRAFHEMRHQSFAVLLETCPIADWPQTPSTYILLREDRTVGAEWARRNAVERIGADLVEMDGGHSPFFSRPAELAESLARIGAG
- a CDS encoding thioesterase family protein, with amino-acid sequence MIDCLYHRVDRDGDEHLFASTDGTRSNWDPQIQHGSPPLALLTKAIEELAGGTGLRVGRLALDILGAIPVAPVRVRAWVERPGTRISLMVAEMVIERPDGSRRAVARVSAWLLAPSDTREVATARYAPLVEGPETGLSHAWTGAHGYLETVSWRKQFTPAGAAAEVWMSPLVRLVDSEPTTTLQRLAMVVDSANGIGAALDPQQFVFMNTDTVVHLHRLPEGEDFGLRALGSIGPDGIGLTTAEIFDRDGFVGTCTQTLLVQRLP
- a CDS encoding DUF503 domain-containing protein, whose protein sequence is MWIGWLEFDLLLGDVHSLKQKRSVVRPIVAELRRRFSVSAAEVGHTDLHRRAGIGVAGVAGDRAHVVEVLDAAERLVAARPEIELLSVRRGLSRSDD
- a CDS encoding DinB family protein, which translates into the protein MINAVRHQFELAWALTDLHLAALAEDDFLWEPAPLCWTVRRDDDGIWRADFAEIEPDPLPVPTIGWLTWHIDFWWSSAIAAMTGGAMRGPSEVSWAGEGATAVARIRELADRWRKLLADNNEETLGAATNFPWGPEAGRTVADTALWVTVELTKNAAELGQLRLLRAAH
- a CDS encoding TIGR03619 family F420-dependent LLM class oxidoreductase codes for the protein MTYPQLSMYLPVFSAEPTFNWPATLALARAMDTAGIDRVAVSDHVVFGENTDAYGDPSVGGTVGGVQPTGPDGAWLEPLSVLSAIAASTSRIRLSTAVLLAALRRPTVLAKQLATLDVISGGRLDVGVGVGWQREEYEACGLPFDRRGALLDHTLDVCRTLWTQRRASYESVVLSFDGIHQMPKPVQAGGLPLWISGTVNRAVARRIARFGVGWIPWGSALGDLPSAISEMKEAVREAGGNPTGLQVQGGTRVVKSGAGIDYDATLEPVAALVAAGVTDFRMPLRVPERYDEAVVFLTQFVDAFRTATR
- a CDS encoding SDR family NAD(P)-dependent oxidoreductase; the encoded protein is MIDFSGKIVVVTGGAAGIGRATVRRFAELGAAVAVLDVNAGLVSDLRAELGPGSLVVQGDATDPADVAALAAAVGDRFGKLDILVNNVGHFVTRPTRFEKLSDEQIDEVYRINLKHVFLVTRAMLPLLREAGQGSSITTVSSIEGFRGIPGFAVYGAFKAAVTGFTMSLALELGPDGIRVNAVAPETTDTAQVPLDQMIHPTQRHNIPHWIPLGRFGTPDDIAGCVLFLASPLASWVSGTVVHADGGALAAAGWYRDDRGKWTNMPVIKGSGATAGREYVNSTPQANTPSSL